The following are from one region of the Eubacterium sp. MSJ-33 genome:
- a CDS encoding L-aspartate oxidase — MRELHYDVVIVGCGVGGLYTALNLPEDKQILMLSKAELETCDSMLAQGGICVLLDEDDYDSYFEDTMRAGHYENRKESVDIMIRGSRDVINDLIGYGVEFERNADGSLAYTKEGAHSKPRICFHEDITGEEITTRLLSAVKQLNNVTIFEHTTMTDIIEDINHACVGILAKCADGEELEIYAENTVFATGGIGGQYKHSTNYPILTGDGCEIAKKHGVELEHMDYVQIHPTCFYTENPGRSFLISESARGEGAIILNHKKERFVDELQPRDVVTKAIQAEMEKEGVKYEFLSFENVPRETILNHFPHIYEHCMKYGFDILMMPIPIVPAQHYFMGGIHVDKFSHTTMPHLYAVGETSCNGVHGKNRLASNSLLESLVFAKRAAKHMIGELV, encoded by the coding sequence ATGCGAGAATTACATTACGATGTTGTGATCGTCGGCTGCGGTGTCGGTGGATTATATACAGCATTGAATTTACCGGAAGACAAACAGATTTTGATGCTTTCAAAAGCAGAGCTTGAAACCTGTGATTCGATGCTGGCTCAGGGCGGTATCTGCGTGCTGCTAGACGAGGACGACTATGATTCCTATTTTGAGGATACCATGCGTGCCGGTCATTATGAAAACCGCAAGGAAAGTGTTGACATCATGATCCGTGGCAGTCGGGATGTCATCAACGATCTGATCGGATACGGTGTGGAATTTGAGAGAAACGCAGACGGAAGTCTTGCCTATACAAAGGAAGGAGCACATTCTAAGCCGCGTATCTGCTTCCATGAGGATATAACCGGGGAAGAGATTACGACCCGTTTATTATCTGCTGTGAAGCAGTTGAACAATGTTACCATTTTTGAACATACAACAATGACTGATATTATAGAGGATATCAATCATGCCTGCGTGGGTATACTTGCAAAATGTGCGGATGGTGAAGAATTAGAGATCTATGCGGAAAACACAGTATTTGCAACAGGTGGAATCGGCGGACAATACAAACATTCCACGAACTACCCGATCCTGACCGGCGATGGCTGTGAGATTGCGAAAAAACACGGCGTAGAATTAGAGCATATGGACTATGTACAGATTCATCCAACCTGCTTTTACACGGAGAATCCGGGCAGAAGTTTCCTGATTTCAGAGTCGGCAAGAGGTGAGGGTGCAATTATCTTGAATCACAAGAAAGAGCGTTTCGTCGACGAATTGCAGCCGCGAGATGTTGTGACGAAGGCGATTCAGGCAGAGATGGAAAAAGAAGGCGTGAAATACGAATTCTTATCCTTTGAGAATGTTCCACGCGAGACAATCCTGAACCATTTTCCGCATATCTACGAGCATTGCATGAAGTATGGCTTTGATATTCTGATGATGCCGATTCCGATCGTTCCGGCACAGCATTATTTCATGGGAGGTATCCATGTAGATAAGTTTTCACACACAACGATGCCACATTTGTATGCCGTCGGAGAAACAAGCTGTAACGGGGTACACGGAAAGAACCGCTTAGCCAGCAACAGTTTGCTTGAAAGTTTAGTGTTCGCAAAACGTGCTGCAAAGCACATGATTGGTGAGCTTGTGTAA